TAGATGAACGTTCGGAGAAACGTGTATACATCTACGTAGAGAACGATATCTGGGTAGACCTGGCCGATTTCCTGTTCAACGATATGGACATCCGTTTTGATACGGGGGTTGGACTCGATGACCGGGATGGAGTCGAAATAATGTTTTTCTTCCCTGTCGACAGCGAACATTACTTTGTGACGATCAAGACTTTCCTTAAAAAACCTCATCCGGCAATTGAGTCGATCTCGAATATCATACCGGGTGCAAAGTGGATAGAGAGAGAGATCTTCGAGATGTTTGAAGTGAATTTCCTCAATCATCCGGATCTCAGGCCCGTTCTCAGGTGCGATACGCGTCCCAAGGACTTCTATCCCCATAAGAGGGAAAATAAGGATGACCACGAGACGGCAAGAAGGAAGAACGACGGAGACGATAGATTCAACGAAATCTGGGGGAAGCCCTACAAGGGCAAGAATCCCTGAGCCAGTTCCGGCATTCAGTGCCGTTTTGATAATGAGGTGAACGAATGGTAAAAAAGATCCCAATCGGCCCGTTTCATCCGATTCTTGAAGAACCCGAGTTTTTCGAGCTGCATGTCGATGGTGAAAAAGTAGTCGATATTGACATGACGATAGGCTGGAGCCACCGTGGGATCGAGATCCTGTCGGAGCACAAGACATGGGATCAGGTCCCGTTTCTGGTGGAGAGGATCTGCGGTATCTGTTCCTGCTCCCATCCATATGCATACGTGAAGGCTGTAGAGGACCTTTTACAGGTGGAAGTGCCGAAACGCGCTCAGTATGTACGGGTGATAATAGCAGAGTTGGAAAGGCTTCACAGCCATCTGCTGTGGACAGGCCTTGCCGGCCATTTCATCGGCTATAACACTGTTTTCATGTGGTGCTGGAAATACAGGGAACCTGTTCTCGACATCCTCGAGGCCGTAACAGGAAACAGGAACCATTACGCGATGATGCGTATCGGAGGCGTAAGACGGGATATCCCCATGGAGGAGTACGGAAATATCCGAAAGCTTCTCGATTATGTCTGGGAAAAGAACAACATGCTGACGAACGCGATTCTCGATGATCCGGTAATACACGCGCGGACCAAGAATGTCGGGATCCTGGATAAGAAGCATTGCAGACTGTATGGAGCTCTTGGACCAACGGCAAGGGCGGGTGGTTATGATGTCGACGCGAGACGGGACCACCCGATCGACGCCTATGGAGAACTCGATTTCGACGTGATCGTCTGCAAGAACGGTGATGTGTTCGACAAGGCTGTCGTAAGACAGCTCGAGAACTTCGAATCGATAAAGATCATCCGCCAGTGTCTCGACAGGCTCGAGGATCTGGGGCCGGGTACGGAAGAGGATCTCTGCCTTGAGATAGGCGAGATTCCTCCGGGAGAAGGTATCGGCACATACGAAGCGCCGAGAGGAGAGGTTTTTCACTATATACGTTCGAATGGAAAGAATATGCCTATGAGGCACAAGGTGAGAGCCCCGAGCTTCAACAATATTCTGACGAACGAACACAGTGTGATTGGAAATTCCGTTGCGGACGCAGGCCTGATAACCGCGGCTGTCGATCCGTGCTATTCATGCACAGAGAGAGTCGGCAGGGTGGATGTAGGCACTGGTGACCGTTATATGATGAGCGAGGGAGACCTTATCAGGCTTTCTCAGGAGAAGACAGAACAGATAAGAAAAGAACTGGAAGGTAACTGAGGCCGAATAACAGGACGGTTCCGGAGAAAAAAACATGAATGATCTTCTGTATATTATTATCGTTGCGGCAGTAGCTGGCATTATTCCTCTCCTGGTCCCAAGGAAGGGCAGCATCGTCGCCGGGATAACAAGCCTGATAGCAGCCGTCTGGATCTTTATCCGTTCGATGCAGCTTTTCAACGCCGGTGAGATCGCATGGAGTGTCCCTCTGTTCAACCTTGGAGGAGAGATACCGTTCGAGTTCGCGCTGAGGCTGACAGGGTTCAGTTCATTCGTCCTGTTGTTTATCAGCCTCTTCGGAGTGCTTATCATCCTGTATTCTCTCGGGTATATGAGAGGCAAGGGTCAGGCTTCGATCTATTATTCGTATCTTATGTGGACCCTTGCTGCCGCGGCAGGAGTGGTCATGGCAGACAACCTGCTTATTCTTCTCGTATTCTGGGAGATTCTGACGGCGATCCTTTTCTTCCTGATAAACATGGGTGGAGAAGGACACGAGAAGGCTGCGGCGAAGACTTTCACGATACTTGGATTCACCGATGCTACGATGCTTCTCGGAATCATACTCATATGGACGACCTTCGGAACGATATCGATCTCCGAACTGGCGGCGAATCCGATAGTACCTTCGTCCCCGGTCACAATAATCGCTTTCATATGTCTGTTTATCGGCGCTATCGCCAAGGCCGGCGGGATGCCTTTTCACAGCTGGATACCTGCTATCGCCAAGCCGACCCACGCTTCGGTCATCGCCTTCCTTCCAGCATCGCTTGACAAGCTTCTTGGCATATATCTGCTGGGATTGCTGACTCTGAGGATATTTGCCATCGAACCAGGCGGGCCTCTTTCGATGATGATGATGATAGTCGGCGCGGTTACGATAGTCTTTGCCGTTCTGATGGCACTCATTCAGAAAAACGTCAAAAAACTTCTTTCCTTTAACGCCATCAGCCAGGTTGGATACATGGTGCTCGGAGTAGGAAGCGGAATCCCCGTCGCCATCGCGGGTGGACTCTTTCATATGGTCAACCACGCGATATACAAGAGCGGACTCTTTCTCGGTGCCGGTGCTGTGGAGAAAATGACTGGAACGACTGAGCTCGAAGATCTCGGAGGACTGGCGAGGTTGATGCCAGTGACGTTCATTACGATGTTAATAGCGGGACTCACTATGTCTGGCGTTCCGCCATTCAGCGGGTTCGTTTCCAAATGGCTCCTTTACCAGGGGATGCTCGAAGGAAAATACATGATTTTCCTCATAGTGGCGATCTTCGGCAGCGCCCTGACGATGGCTTCGTTCATAGGAGTTTTCCACGCTATCTTCCTCGGCCGCAGGCCCGAGAAATTCGATAATGTTCGTGAAGTCGACTTCTCCATGCAGCTTCCGATGATTTTCATAGCAATTCTCTGTATCGGGTTTGGAATATTCGCCAGCTATCCGCTGCAGAATTTCATTCTTCCTGTAGTAAGCGATGCGAGCGGGATCTCGATGTCCGGTTTTGAAGTGATCACTGAGAACACGAATGGATTCTGGAGCCCGACGAGCGCTACGATCCTTATGGTGGTAGGGCTGGTAGTAGGACTGATAATCTTTGCCTTCGGACGCATCAAAAAGAACCTGAGATATGACGATAATACGTGGACAGGGGGAAACATCCTCGAGAATGAAGAGATAAGGATCCCCGGCACACATTTCTATAAAACAGTGACAGATGAACTGAACCCGGTTGCGACCGGAGCATTCAACGATGGAGAGAAAGGCGCCTATGATCTGTACAATATCTTTGGCCGCCTTGGAGATCTCGTTGTTCAGTTCCTGAGGTCCATGCATGACGGGATCCTGTCCACCTATCTTTCGTGGGCCGTGATAGGTCTCGGTGTACTTGCATTCATACTAATGTTCCGTTGGTAAGAGCGGGTAAGGGAAAGGCAGAAGAATGGAGATTTTTCTCCTCGTATTGACGATATTCATGATTGTTGGATCGATCGTGGCGATAGAATCAAAGAACCTTCTTTCGTCGGTGATCTCTGTCGGTATAGTCGGCTTCAGTCTCGGGATCATTTTTCTTATGCTGGGGGCTCCCGATATTGCGATCACACAGGTCGTAGTAGAGATACTGATACTCGTTATCCTGATCAGAGCGACGATCACAACTGACAATACTGCTATCGAAAAGCACAAGGACACCTTTCCTGTCGTTGTCAGCCTGATCTTTTTCGGGCTGTTCCTGATCTTCGCCTATTTTGCGGTTCAGGAACTTCCGCAGTTCGGAGATCCTCTTCCCAGAGAAGCGGCAGCTCACTATCTCGAAAATGGCGCAGAAGAGACGGGCGCTATGAATATTGTTACAGCCGTGCTTCTCGATTACAGGGCCTATGATACCATGGGGGAAGCGACCGTACTTTTTGCTTCTATCGTAGGTTCATTTGTCATCCTGAGAAGACGCGGGAGAAAACATCGGAAGGAAGAAGATACTGAAAAGGTCGGGATCCTCGAAGATGAGGATATCAAAAAGAACTTCGAGGGATTCTAGAGGGAGCGCTATGGATAAGATGGATAAATACATAAAGGACAGCAAGAGCGGGATGACTCCTATAGTCAAGACGGTAGTGCGTTTTGTCATGGGTATCATCTTTATCTTCGGCGCCTATGTCGTTCTTTACGGCCATCTCACCCCGGGCGGAGGCTTCGCTGGCGGAGTGATACTTGCCTGTGGATTCATAATCCTTACTCTCGCTTTCGGTAAGGGGCTCGGACTTTCGAAGCTGAGCGATACCTGGGCGTCCATTCTTGATAATTCCGCTGCCCTGTTATTTCTCACGATCGGTTTTATAGGTTTTTCCGGGGGTTACTTTTTTACGAACGTACTTGGAAAGGGCAAGGAGTTTGCTCTTTTCAGCGCGGGAACCATACCCCTTTGCAATATAGCTATCGGATTGAAGGTCACAGCGTCCGTATTCGCGGTATTTCTTACGCTTTCGATCTTCGGACGGTTTATTTCAAAACTTGTTGATGATTATGAAGATGATACTGAAAAGGAGTAAGGCCTGATGATCCTGTACTTTCTGACGCTGGTGCTTTTCGTGATGGGACTTTACTGTCTCGTGGCGAAAAAGAATATCATAAAGAAGATCATCGGGATCGTCATCACCGAGTATTCCATCAACCTTTTCCTGGTGCTTGTCGGCTGGCGTAAAGGCGGGATAGCTCCGATCCTTCTTAAGGGTATGCAGAAGAGTGAGATCGTGGAGAAAGGCGTAGATCCATTACCCCAGGCGCTGGTACTGACTTCGATCGTGATCGGGCTCGGTGTACTGGCTCTGATGGTGTCGATCTGCCTGAGACTTTACGAAAAATACAAGACATTC
The genomic region above belongs to Candidatus Latescibacterota bacterium and contains:
- a CDS encoding sodium:proton antiporter: MILYFLTLVLFVMGLYCLVAKKNIIKKIIGIVITEYSINLFLVLVGWRKGGIAPILLKGMQKSEIVEKGVDPLPQALVLTSIVIGLGVLALMVSICLRLYEKYKTFDMSEINRLRG
- a CDS encoding DUF4040 domain-containing protein; amino-acid sequence: MEIFLLVLTIFMIVGSIVAIESKNLLSSVISVGIVGFSLGIIFLMLGAPDIAITQVVVEILILVILIRATITTDNTAIEKHKDTFPVVVSLIFFGLFLIFAYFAVQELPQFGDPLPREAAAHYLENGAEETGAMNIVTAVLLDYRAYDTMGEATVLFASIVGSFVILRRRGRKHRKEEDTEKVGILEDEDIKKNFEGF
- a CDS encoding nickel-dependent hydrogenase large subunit, whose amino-acid sequence is MVKKIPIGPFHPILEEPEFFELHVDGEKVVDIDMTIGWSHRGIEILSEHKTWDQVPFLVERICGICSCSHPYAYVKAVEDLLQVEVPKRAQYVRVIIAELERLHSHLLWTGLAGHFIGYNTVFMWCWKYREPVLDILEAVTGNRNHYAMMRIGGVRRDIPMEEYGNIRKLLDYVWEKNNMLTNAILDDPVIHARTKNVGILDKKHCRLYGALGPTARAGGYDVDARRDHPIDAYGELDFDVIVCKNGDVFDKAVVRQLENFESIKIIRQCLDRLEDLGPGTEEDLCLEIGEIPPGEGIGTYEAPRGEVFHYIRSNGKNMPMRHKVRAPSFNNILTNEHSVIGNSVADAGLITAAVDPCYSCTERVGRVDVGTGDRYMMSEGDLIRLSQEKTEQIRKELEGN
- a CDS encoding NADH-quinone oxidoreductase subunit C gives rise to the protein MQKEELKKKIAEKFGEKVTIDERSEKRVYIYVENDIWVDLADFLFNDMDIRFDTGVGLDDRDGVEIMFFFPVDSEHYFVTIKTFLKKPHPAIESISNIIPGAKWIEREIFEMFEVNFLNHPDLRPVLRCDTRPKDFYPHKRENKDDHETARRKNDGDDRFNEIWGKPYKGKNP